A single window of Paenibacillus sp. FSL H8-0537 DNA harbors:
- the isdG gene encoding heme oxygenase — protein MNAAINIENVGLSVGAFEMEDANMIIPSGKITAIVGPNGSGKSTMLKVITKLLTPDKGEVFINQKPLKSYKSKDFAKDIAMLTQSKEMIPDLTVRELVSFGRSPHKPMFKNKMTYEDNDIIDWALTITGTKRYQHQMFYTLSGGEQQKARIAMALAQKTNILLLDEPTTYLDIAHQFDVMEMLQQINRDHQITIVMVLHDLQQAAAYCDHMIAMKRGLIAMTGEPQTVLTSEFLKDVYNMDARIKFDEGYPLIIPNPRKNQEDTKMIIVTNASHITKGNAHKLIERFDRVGDVEKAEGFLGLEVLLTEKTKDYEEVSIVTRWNTKEDFNAWTRSDAFREAHSRRGGTPDYIISNTITFYEVKVIRNPISAVN, from the coding sequence ATGAATGCTGCTATCAATATCGAAAATGTAGGCTTATCCGTCGGCGCGTTCGAAATGGAAGATGCCAACATGATTATTCCTTCAGGAAAAATCACGGCCATTGTTGGTCCTAATGGATCAGGCAAATCCACGATGCTGAAGGTCATTACCAAGCTGCTTACGCCAGATAAGGGCGAAGTCTTTATTAATCAGAAGCCGCTTAAAAGCTACAAATCCAAAGATTTTGCCAAAGATATCGCAATGCTTACGCAATCCAAAGAAATGATTCCCGACCTAACGGTACGTGAACTCGTCTCCTTTGGACGTTCGCCTCACAAGCCTATGTTCAAAAACAAAATGACTTACGAAGATAATGACATCATAGATTGGGCACTAACCATTACCGGCACTAAGCGTTACCAGCACCAAATGTTTTACACTCTATCTGGAGGTGAACAGCAAAAAGCACGAATCGCCATGGCGTTAGCACAAAAAACGAATATTCTTCTGCTCGACGAGCCTACTACTTATCTCGATATTGCCCATCAATTCGATGTGATGGAGATGCTGCAGCAGATTAATCGGGATCATCAGATTACAATTGTTATGGTTTTACATGACCTCCAACAAGCAGCTGCATACTGTGACCATATGATTGCTATGAAACGCGGATTAATTGCCATGACAGGGGAACCACAAACTGTACTAACTTCCGAGTTTTTAAAAGATGTGTATAACATGGATGCCCGTATCAAATTTGATGAAGGTTATCCCCTTATTATCCCGAATCCAAGAAAAAATCAGGAGGACACTAAAATGATTATTGTTACGAATGCATCCCATATTACAAAAGGCAATGCCCACAAGCTGATTGAACGCTTTGATCGCGTTGGCGATGTAGAAAAAGCAGAGGGCTTCCTTGGCCTTGAGGTTTTGTTGACAGAGAAAACGAAAGACTACGAGGAGGTATCCATTGTTACACGCTGGAATACGAAAGAGGATTTCAATGCTTGGACTCGCAGCGACGCTTTCCGTGAAGCTCATTCCCGTCGCGGGGGAACACCGGACTACATCATCTCCAATACGATTACATTTTACGAAGTCAAAGTCATCAGGAACCCCATTTCTGCGGTTAACTAA